In one Amaranthus tricolor cultivar Red isolate AtriRed21 chromosome 8, ASM2621246v1, whole genome shotgun sequence genomic region, the following are encoded:
- the LOC130821687 gene encoding putative F-box/LRR-repeat/kelch-repeat protein At1g11620, whose product MKTSTSFDLPFDIITHILAMFPVKTLVKFRAVCTSWRTYIESPYFISKHRDLYNKHHSKNSHLLITSIRSGRFYLRRVTNDQNSITVTLLAPFSADFTIPWTYSVCNGLFLLSLYGDRQKGFSTSCDDYKVLAYQLRTIINGNEYEAAMAVYSLRNHLWTIKINPMNVDAWTSLRVPFSYNKYVFCGWIVYWFTEGDPRIIHSFNFNTEEFNNVALPEPLKECASLILFTIGELLAVISSSYIWILEKHDGEYTWRVWCSESWIKNVFDVIEEYYPFIVKVLFVEERNTFLIFRYTGCIHFQVTSRMLGMLEKRFGHFLSVSNYVETLALLTGTEGMVMELEVKMILEAFDV is encoded by the exons atgaaaacaagCACTTCCTTTGAtcttccatttgatataataaccCACATTTTGGCTATGTTTCCTGTGAAAACTCTAGTGAAATTCCGGGCAGTGTGCACATCCTGGCGCACTTACATCGAGTCCCCTTATTTCATCTCCAAGCATCGCGATCTTTACAATAAACACCATTCCAAAAACTCCCATTTACTGATTACATCAATTCGTTCTGGACGATTCTACCTACGACGTGTTACCAACGATCAGAATTCAATCACAGTTACTCTTCTTGCTCCTTTTTCTGCTGATTTTACAATACCATGGACTTATTCAGTCTGCAATGGGTTATTTTTACTGAGCTTATATGGTGATCGTCAAAAGG GATTTTCCACCTCTTGTGATGATTATAAGGTGCTTGCCTATCAGCTTCGTACCATCATTAATGGTAATGAGTATGAGGCCGCCATGGCAGTTTATTCACTTAGAAATCACCTTTGGACTATTAAAATCAATCCAATGAATGTCGATGCTTGGACTTCATTAAGGGTCCCTTTTTCTTATAACAAATACGTTTTTTGTGGATGGATAGTATACTGGTTTACTGAAGGTGATCCAAGAATTATCcactcttttaattttaatacagAAGAATTCAATAATGTGGCATTACCCGAGCCACTGAAAGAATGTGCGAGTTTAATTCTTTTCACCATCGGCGAGTTGTTAGCTGTTATATCATCGTCCTACATATGGATTTTGGAAAAGCATGATGGAGAGTACACATGGAGGGTGTGGTGTTCAGAATCTTGGATTAAAAATGTTTTTGATGTAATTGAAGAGTACTATCCATTTATTGTTAAGGTTTTGTTTGTTGAGGAGAGAAACACATTTCTAATATTTAGGTATACTGGTTGCATACATTTTCAAGTTACAAGCCGGATGTTAGGAATGTTGGAAAAGAGATTTGGTCATTTTCTTTCCGTTAGCAATTATGTGGAGACCTTAGCGTTGCTTACAGGAACGGAAGGGATG GTTATGGAATTAGAAGTAAAAATGATTTTAGAAGCATTTGATGTATGA